The following coding sequences are from one Bacillota bacterium window:
- a CDS encoding cation transporter: MEQASDIRNVTMRVSTINIMVNFVLSVIKLTAGILANSGALISDAAHSASDVFSTFIVIIGVNYSSKKSDKEHQYGHERLECVAAIVLAVILFATGVGIGWSGLEKILNRSVLIVPGTLALAAALVSIVIKEWMYWFTRAAAKKVNSGALMADAWHHRSDALSSLGALVGIAGARLGFPVLDSVASVVISVFVAKAALEIFKDAIDKMVDKSCSDETVAKMKDLVSSQEGVLHIDNLKTRLFGARIYVDIDIAADSNLSLEKSHEIAQRVHDAIETEFTEVKHCMVHVNPKK, from the coding sequence ATGGAGCAGGCTTCTGACATCAGAAATGTGACCATGCGGGTATCAACAATAAATATCATGGTTAATTTTGTGCTTTCAGTGATAAAGTTGACAGCTGGAATTCTTGCCAATTCCGGGGCCCTGATTTCCGATGCGGCCCACTCGGCATCGGATGTGTTCAGCACCTTTATTGTGATCATCGGTGTTAATTACTCCAGCAAAAAGTCGGATAAAGAGCACCAGTATGGTCATGAACGCTTGGAATGCGTGGCGGCAATAGTCCTAGCTGTGATTCTGTTCGCCACTGGTGTCGGCATTGGTTGGAGCGGCCTGGAAAAAATTCTGAACCGCAGTGTGCTGATAGTGCCGGGCACATTGGCCCTCGCTGCCGCGCTGGTTTCGATTGTAATTAAGGAATGGATGTATTGGTTCACCAGAGCGGCAGCAAAGAAGGTCAATTCCGGGGCCCTGATGGCCGATGCCTGGCACCATCGCTCCGACGCCCTGTCATCCTTGGGGGCCTTAGTGGGAATCGCCGGAGCACGGTTGGGGTTTCCAGTGCTGGACTCTGTCGCCAGTGTCGTGATCAGTGTTTTTGTCGCCAAAGCTGCCCTAGAGATATTCAAGGACGCAATCGACAAGATGGTAGACAAATCATGCAGCGACGAGACAGTGGCCAAGATGAAAGATCTGGTCAGCAGTCAGGAAGGCGTTTTGCATATTGATAACCTCAAAACCCGCCTGTTCGGCGCAAGAATTTATGTAGACATCGACATCGCCGCTGACAGTAATTTGAGTCTGGAAAAATCCCATGAGATTGCCCAACGGGTCCATGATGCCATTGAAACCGAATTCACAGAAGTAAAACACTGTATGGTCCATGTAAACCCCAAGAAATAA
- a CDS encoding ferredoxin: MKTRIIRDKCIGCTLCAAACPDVYEMDDEDIAVAIKEEVPAGLEDDVREAASDCPTEAIEVEE; encoded by the coding sequence ATGAAAACCAGGATTATCCGTGATAAGTGCATTGGCTGCACACTGTGCGCAGCCGCCTGCCCTGATGTCTACGAGATGGACGATGAGGACATTGCTGTAGCAATCAAGGAAGAGGTGCCGGCAGGGTTGGAAGATGATGTGCGTGAAGCCGCCAGCGACTGCCCCACCGAAGCGATTGAAGTGGAAGAATAA